In one window of Brenneria goodwinii DNA:
- a CDS encoding ABC transporter permease: MFAYIVRRLLEMIPVLLVVSLLVFGFIKLLPGDPARIYAGSDAPIEAVEAARQQLGLNDPLPQQYVNWLGGLFKGDLGVTYRTQQPVTEVIGNSFMPTMWLALAGFAWSVVLGLLVGVISALRRGKWQDWTLMSFAIGGISMPPFWLGLLLIQFVAMPFGVFSVSGFNQPSDIILPALTLGASVAAVMARFTRSAFLEVSQEDYVRTARSKGLRNRLIVWKHVMRNALIPVITMLGLQFGFLLGGSIVVESVFSWPGLGWLLIESIKTQDQPVIQALVMLFVFEFIVINLLVDLLYAVVNPAIRLR; encoded by the coding sequence ATGTTTGCCTATATAGTCCGACGTTTGCTGGAAATGATCCCGGTTCTGCTGGTGGTCTCCCTGTTAGTGTTCGGCTTTATTAAACTGCTGCCGGGCGATCCGGCACGCATTTACGCCGGCTCCGACGCGCCGATTGAAGCGGTGGAAGCGGCTCGTCAGCAACTGGGACTGAACGATCCGCTGCCGCAGCAGTACGTTAACTGGCTCGGCGGCTTGTTTAAAGGCGATCTGGGTGTGACTTACCGCACCCAGCAGCCGGTTACTGAGGTGATCGGCAACAGCTTTATGCCCACCATGTGGCTGGCGCTGGCCGGTTTTGCCTGGTCGGTGGTATTAGGCCTGTTGGTCGGCGTCATTTCTGCGCTCAGGCGAGGGAAATGGCAGGACTGGACCCTGATGAGTTTCGCCATCGGCGGGATATCCATGCCGCCGTTTTGGCTGGGCTTACTGTTGATTCAGTTTGTCGCCATGCCGTTCGGGGTGTTTTCCGTCAGCGGCTTCAATCAGCCCAGCGATATTATTCTGCCGGCGCTGACGCTGGGCGCGTCGGTGGCGGCGGTGATGGCGCGCTTTACCCGTTCCGCCTTTCTGGAAGTTTCGCAGGAAGACTATGTGCGCACCGCACGTTCTAAAGGACTGCGTAACCGGCTGATCGTCTGGAAACATGTAATGCGCAACGCGCTGATCCCGGTGATCACCATGCTGGGGCTACAGTTCGGCTTTCTGCTCGGCGGTTCCATTGTGGTGGAAAGCGTATTCAGTTGGCCGGGGCTGGGCTGGCTGCTGATCGAATCCATTAAGACGCAGGATCAGCCGGTTATTCAGGCGCTGGTCATGCTGTTTGTGTTCGAATTCATTGTCATTAACCTGTTGGTGGACCTGCTGTACGCGGTGGTCAATCCGGCGATTCGCTTACGTTAG